One genomic window of Pocillopora verrucosa isolate sample1 chromosome 8, ASM3666991v2, whole genome shotgun sequence includes the following:
- the LOC131798614 gene encoding WW domain-binding protein 2-like, with translation MSMNKVVCSNGRLTLHGDYVIYHQDGVEFALEGGEIPGYLKGSKKGNIFITIQKIIFAPTTGCNYGSFSMNFHSIRNVEVKQPMFGANFVKGDVISEADGGWHGRGTFKVTFNSGGAIEFAEHFRAAVASVRRPGSHPPPQAPGQPVMMNGGNIYNNMYPAQSGYYGAPGQAFYPTPQPAGYAVYPPPGGVMSQPPPYQPHENPPPYPGQAPPSAPPPTDGSFNYSFGDAKAREVYSTGQNVYVPAPQPPPPYAPPPYTDKKND, from the exons ATGTCTATGAACAAAGTTGTTTGCTCAAATGGGCGGCTTACTCTTCATGGAGACTA TGTGATATACCATCAAGATGGCGTCGAGTTTGCTCTGGAAGGCGGTGAAATCCCTGGTTATTTGAAAGGctcaaagaaaggaaatatcttCATTACCATTCAGAAA ATCATATTTGCCCCTACAACTGGATGCAATTATGGttcattttcaatgaatttccATAGTATTCGAAATGTGGAG GTCAAGCAACCCATGTTTGGTGCAAATTTTGTGAAGGGggatgtaatttctgaggcagATG GTGGTTGGCATGGTAGAGGAACTTTCAAAGTAACCTTCAATAGTGGTGGAGCTATAGAATTTGCTGAACACTTCAGAGCTGCTGTTGCTAGTG TCCGTAGGCCTGGGTCACACCCTCCACCACAGGCACCTGGGCAGCCAGTGATGATGAACGGAGGCAACATctacaacaatatgtacccaGCTCAATCTGGCTATTATGGAGCCCCTGGGCAGGCATTCTACCCAACTCCGCAACCTGCAGGATATGCTGTCTATCCACCTCCAG GTGGTGTAATGAGTCAGCCACCACCATACCAGCCTCAT gaaaatcCCCCACCATACCCAGGACAGGCTCCACCCTCTGCACCCCCTCCTACTGATGGCAGTTTTAACTATTCATTTGGAG ATGCAAAAGCAAGAGAGGTTTACAGCACTGGACAAAACGTATATGTACCAGCCCCTCAG cCTCCACCTCCCTATGCGCCACCCCCTTATACTGACAAGAAGAATGATTAA